The following are encoded together in the Gordonia insulae genome:
- a CDS encoding Na+/H+ antiporter subunit D: protein MIPQPSWVPVLITLPTLVPIVAAALTLLRGRSPRFQRAIAVGAISIAFAASCMLLYLTNEYGTFAVNIGGWGDKGYPNGPLGITLVVDQLAALMLVVSTIVLLCVVMYAVGQGIRDGTEQQPVSIFLPTYLILTAGVCNAFLAGDLFNLYVSFEVLLAASFVLLTLGASPERVRAGASYVMVSMVSSLIFLSGIAFAYATTGTLNLAEMAARLDHVPDGTRNALYAVLLVAFGIKAAVFPLSTWLPDSYPTAPAPVTAVFAGLLTKVGVYAIIRAHTLLFPGGTMDNVLLIAGLLTMLIGIFGAIAQSDIKRLLSFTLVSHIGYMVFGIALSSKFGLSAAIYYVAHHILVQTTLFLVVGLIERQAGSASLRRLGGLIASPVLAALFLIPALNLGGIPPFSGFIGKVALLEAGTQDGSVLAWVLVGGSVVTSLLTLYVMARVWTKGFWRPRADAPEGDLADKGPSALIDERDDIAFDDREDVGRMPFGMVLPTAIMVAAGLVLTLWAGPIIGFTDRAATDITDRGIYIEAVLGGGDR from the coding sequence ATGATCCCGCAACCGTCGTGGGTCCCGGTGCTCATCACCCTGCCCACCCTGGTGCCCATCGTCGCGGCCGCCCTCACGTTGCTGCGTGGTCGCAGCCCGAGATTCCAGCGGGCGATCGCGGTGGGCGCGATCTCCATCGCGTTCGCCGCGTCGTGCATGCTGCTCTACCTCACCAACGAGTACGGCACCTTCGCGGTGAACATCGGCGGGTGGGGGGACAAGGGATACCCCAACGGACCGTTGGGCATCACCCTCGTCGTCGACCAGCTGGCCGCGCTGATGCTGGTGGTCTCCACCATCGTGTTGCTCTGCGTCGTCATGTACGCGGTCGGCCAGGGTATCCGCGACGGTACCGAGCAGCAGCCGGTGTCGATCTTCCTGCCGACCTATCTGATCCTGACCGCCGGCGTGTGCAACGCCTTCCTCGCGGGTGACCTGTTCAACCTGTACGTGTCGTTCGAGGTGCTGCTGGCCGCGAGCTTCGTGCTGCTCACCCTCGGCGCGAGTCCCGAGCGGGTGCGCGCAGGCGCCTCGTACGTGATGGTGTCGATGGTCTCGTCGCTGATCTTCCTGTCCGGCATCGCGTTCGCCTACGCGACCACCGGCACGCTGAATCTGGCGGAGATGGCCGCGCGCCTCGACCACGTCCCCGACGGCACCCGCAACGCGCTGTACGCGGTGCTGCTGGTGGCCTTCGGCATCAAGGCGGCGGTCTTCCCGCTGTCCACCTGGCTGCCCGACTCCTATCCGACCGCGCCCGCCCCGGTCACCGCGGTGTTCGCCGGTTTGCTGACCAAGGTCGGTGTGTACGCGATCATCCGCGCACACACCCTGCTGTTCCCGGGCGGCACGATGGACAACGTGCTGCTGATCGCCGGACTGCTCACCATGCTGATCGGCATCTTCGGTGCCATCGCCCAGTCCGACATCAAACGTCTGCTGTCGTTCACCCTGGTCAGCCACATCGGCTACATGGTCTTCGGGATCGCCCTGTCCTCGAAGTTCGGCTTGTCGGCTGCGATCTACTATGTCGCCCACCACATCCTGGTGCAGACCACACTGTTCCTCGTCGTCGGTCTGATCGAGCGGCAGGCCGGGTCGGCATCGTTGCGCCGGCTCGGTGGGCTGATCGCGAGTCCCGTGCTGGCCGCCCTGTTCCTGATCCCCGCATTGAATCTCGGTGGCATCCCACCGTTCTCCGGGTTCATCGGCAAGGTCGCGCTCCTCGAGGCCGGCACGCAGGACGGTTCGGTGCTGGCCTGGGTGCTGGTCGGCGGTTCGGTGGTGACCAGTCTCCTGACGCTCTACGTCATGGCACGCGTCTGGACCAAGGGATTCTGGCGTCCGCGCGCCGACGCCCCGGAGGGCGACCTCGCCGACAAGGGACCCTCGGCACTCATCGACGAGCGTGACGACATCGCCTTCGACGACCGCGAAGATGTCGGCCGGATGCCGTTCGGCATGGTGCTGCCCACCGCGATCATGGTGGCCGCCGGCCTCGTCCTGACGTTGTGGGCGGGACCGATCATCGGGTTCACCGACCGCGCGGCGACCGACATCACCGATCGCGGCATCTACATCGAAGCGGTCCTCGGAGGTGGTGACCGATGA
- a CDS encoding Na+/H+ antiporter subunit E — MTDRSSTPMRGRIITAWRVSLLFIFWHLVGGLAWLRQRVRIPRWLGSDSREVAVRLWNLAWLTFVWVLLWGTISWANVLGGLVVAIAIVTLLPLPRVPVEGRIHPVVLLALVGRLIGDFFISSAQVAWAAIRPGKPPLGAVVRVRLAIKSDLVLTLAVDYLNLVPGTMVLEIDHRRRMLYIHVFDVRSEKRVKAFYKQVAFVERNFIRAFERDSEWHPSPYHGIDENYQRVRHTDSPEAGRR, encoded by the coding sequence ATGACCGATCGTTCCTCGACTCCGATGCGCGGACGCATCATCACCGCGTGGCGGGTCTCTCTGCTGTTCATCTTCTGGCACCTGGTCGGTGGTCTGGCGTGGCTGCGTCAACGGGTGCGCATCCCGCGGTGGCTGGGCAGCGACTCGCGTGAGGTCGCGGTCCGGCTGTGGAACCTGGCCTGGCTCACCTTCGTGTGGGTGTTGTTGTGGGGCACCATCTCCTGGGCCAACGTCCTCGGCGGGCTGGTCGTCGCGATCGCGATCGTGACTCTGCTGCCGTTGCCGCGGGTGCCGGTCGAGGGTCGCATCCACCCCGTCGTGCTGCTCGCGCTGGTCGGGCGGCTCATCGGCGACTTCTTCATCTCCAGCGCCCAGGTGGCGTGGGCCGCGATCCGTCCGGGCAAACCGCCGCTCGGCGCGGTCGTGCGCGTCCGGCTGGCGATCAAGTCCGACCTGGTCCTCACCCTCGCCGTGGACTACCTCAACCTGGTGCCCGGCACCATGGTGCTCGAAATCGACCACCGGCGGCGGATGCTCTACATCCACGTCTTCGACGTCCGCAGCGAGAAGCGGGTGAAGGCCTTCTACAAGCAGGTCGCATTCGTCGAGCGGAACTTCATCCGGGCGTTCGAGCGTGACAGCGAATGGCATCCGAGCCCGTATCACGGCATCGACGAGAACTACCAACGGGTCCGCCACACCGACTCTCCCGAGGCGGGTCGCCGATGA
- a CDS encoding monovalent cation/H+ antiporter complex subunit F, with protein sequence MTYVWLIVSTMLLVAAVLTTVRVLRGPTTLDRLVALDTVIALCMCGLAAWAAFSRDSTVVPAIVALSLVSFVGSIAIARFRVRDDET encoded by the coding sequence ATGACCTACGTCTGGCTGATCGTGAGCACCATGCTGCTGGTCGCGGCGGTGCTCACCACGGTCCGCGTGCTGCGCGGGCCCACCACCCTGGATCGTCTGGTCGCACTCGACACGGTCATCGCGCTGTGCATGTGCGGGCTGGCCGCATGGGCTGCCTTCAGCCGCGACTCCACGGTCGTCCCGGCGATCGTCGCGCTGTCGCTGGTGAGCTTCGTCGGGTCGATCGCGATCGCCCGATTCCGAGTGAGGGATGACGAAACATGA
- the mnhG gene encoding monovalent cation/H(+) antiporter subunit G, with amino-acid sequence MIGDIISSVFLILGATMALTTSIGMLRFPDTLSRMHASTKPQTFGLLLMLVGAIIRLGDNVDNGMLVLAGLFALMTAPVIAHRIGRLVYQEQRARDGLIDRQDMESGTSD; translated from the coding sequence ATGATCGGCGACATCATCTCCTCGGTCTTCCTGATCCTCGGCGCGACGATGGCCCTGACCACCTCGATCGGCATGTTGCGCTTCCCGGACACGCTGAGCCGCATGCACGCGTCCACCAAACCGCAGACGTTCGGCCTCCTGCTGATGCTGGTGGGCGCGATCATCCGGCTCGGCGACAACGTCGACAACGGCATGCTGGTCCTCGCCGGGCTGTTCGCGCTGATGACCGCCCCGGTGATCGCCCATCGCATCGGTCGTCTCGTCTATCAGGAACAGCGCGCCCGCGACGGACTCATCGACCGCCAGGACATGGAGTCGGGCACCAGCGACTGA
- a CDS encoding glutamate--cysteine ligase, producing MTPIEFNGSPTPTLGVEWEFALTDKQSGDLSNSAAALFALASERVPARRGKVHKELLRNTVEIVTGICQDTAEAMADLSATLDAVRGLTDELGIDLYGAGTHPFAEWSTQLLTEGHRYAELIERTQWWGRQMLIWGVHVHVGISHRDKVLPILGSLLNYYPHLLALSSSSPMWAGQDTNYASNRAMMFQQLPTAGLPFQFATWPEFEAFVTDQKTTGIIDHLNEIRWDIRPSPHLGTIEVRVCDGMTNLTELSAVVALIHCLVVDLDRRLEAGEDLPQMAPWLVQENKWRAARYGLDAIVILDADCSERLVTDDLADLLVRLEPIARDLNCVDELGRVADIVSAGASYQRQRAVYRTTGDMRAVVASVVGELDGR from the coding sequence ATCACCCCGATCGAGTTCAACGGCTCGCCGACCCCGACGCTCGGGGTCGAGTGGGAGTTCGCTCTCACCGACAAGCAGTCCGGCGATCTGTCGAACTCGGCGGCCGCGTTGTTCGCGCTCGCGTCCGAGCGCGTCCCGGCCCGCCGCGGCAAGGTGCACAAGGAGTTGCTGCGCAACACCGTCGAGATCGTCACCGGGATCTGCCAGGACACCGCGGAGGCGATGGCGGACCTGTCGGCGACCCTCGACGCCGTGCGCGGTCTCACCGATGAACTCGGCATCGACCTCTACGGCGCGGGTACCCATCCGTTCGCCGAATGGTCGACGCAGTTGCTCACCGAGGGGCACCGGTATGCCGAGCTGATCGAGCGCACCCAGTGGTGGGGGCGGCAGATGCTGATCTGGGGCGTACATGTCCACGTCGGGATCAGCCACCGCGACAAGGTGTTACCGATCCTCGGGTCGCTGCTGAACTATTATCCGCATCTGCTGGCGCTGTCCTCGTCGTCGCCGATGTGGGCGGGGCAGGACACCAACTACGCGAGCAACCGGGCGATGATGTTCCAGCAGTTGCCCACCGCCGGCCTGCCGTTCCAGTTCGCCACGTGGCCCGAGTTCGAGGCGTTCGTGACGGACCAGAAGACCACCGGGATCATCGATCACCTCAACGAGATCCGTTGGGACATCCGGCCGTCACCGCACCTGGGCACCATCGAGGTGCGGGTCTGTGACGGGATGACGAACCTCACCGAACTGTCCGCGGTGGTCGCGCTGATCCATTGCCTCGTCGTCGACCTCGATCGCCGGCTCGAGGCGGGCGAGGACCTGCCGCAGATGGCACCGTGGCTGGTGCAGGAGAACAAATGGCGCGCAGCACGATACGGTCTCGACGCCATCGTCATCCTCGACGCGGACTGCAGTGAGCGGCTGGTCACCGACGACCTCGCCGACCTCCTCGTGCGCCTCGAACCGATCGCTCGCGATCTGAACTGTGTCGACGAACTCGGTCGCGTCGCCGACATCGTCTCCGCCGGGGCGAGCTACCAGCGCCAGCGCGCCGTGTACCGCACGACCGGCGACATGCGTGCGGTGGTGGCGTCGGTCGTCGGTGAACTCGACGGCCGGTGA
- the sodC gene encoding superoxide dismutase[Cu-Zn], whose amino-acid sequence MTVNHNPRRFARPGSIRVRRTLAVLASAGIVGGALAACTPDEPPTNVPGTTPSVVTGNQAPPGEVDDADGIGQAPKENATASLIDDSGKTVGEATFAPSGSSVKVSVRVTSGLPAGFHGMHIHQNGVCQTGGSEAFSSAGSHLQVDGRTSHPSSGDLVSINILKDGTGETVTTTDAVNLEQIVGKAIVIHEKADNFANIPTRYAPAPDEQTMKTGDAGNRIACGVIEAHE is encoded by the coding sequence ATGACCGTCAACCACAATCCCCGTCGCTTCGCTCGCCCGGGTTCGATTCGAGTTCGCCGCACGCTCGCCGTGCTCGCCTCCGCGGGCATCGTCGGTGGGGCGCTGGCCGCATGCACTCCCGACGAGCCGCCGACCAACGTCCCCGGCACCACGCCGTCGGTGGTCACCGGCAACCAGGCTCCCCCCGGGGAGGTCGACGACGCCGACGGCATCGGCCAGGCGCCGAAGGAGAACGCCACCGCGAGTCTCATCGACGACAGCGGAAAGACGGTGGGCGAGGCCACCTTCGCGCCCAGCGGATCATCGGTCAAGGTCTCCGTGCGCGTGACCAGCGGATTGCCTGCCGGCTTCCACGGCATGCACATCCACCAGAACGGCGTCTGCCAGACCGGCGGCAGCGAGGCCTTCAGCAGCGCCGGCAGCCACCTGCAGGTCGACGGCCGCACGAGCCATCCGTCCAGCGGCGACCTGGTGTCGATCAACATCCTGAAGGACGGCACCGGCGAGACCGTCACCACCACCGACGCGGTGAACCTCGAGCAGATCGTCGGCAAGGCCATCGTCATCCACGAGAAGGCCGACAACTTCGCCAACATCCCGACGCGCTACGCGCCCGCCCCCGACGAGCAGACGATGAAGACCGGGGATGCGGGCAACCGGATCGCGTGCGGGGTGATCGAGGCCCACGAGTGA
- a CDS encoding LytR C-terminal domain-containing protein, with the protein MNPDREPSRLPLRAGAMLLLAVAIVFIGLGWHSAATSGDDPEQDLKAAQSQVSTTSTATSAASSSPSVSADTPELCVFNAGSVSGLAGDVTDALKAKGFQTAEPGNLTTSSVTENTVFYDDGQKSAADKVAEALGGDASVDPRPSSFTQCSDGIPVIVVTQ; encoded by the coding sequence ATGAATCCTGATCGCGAACCGAGTCGTCTGCCGTTGCGGGCCGGGGCCATGCTCCTGCTGGCGGTGGCCATCGTCTTCATCGGATTGGGCTGGCATTCCGCGGCGACCAGTGGTGACGATCCCGAGCAGGACCTCAAGGCCGCGCAGAGCCAGGTGAGCACCACGAGCACCGCCACCAGTGCCGCCTCGTCGTCACCGTCGGTGTCCGCGGACACCCCTGAGCTCTGCGTCTTCAACGCCGGCTCGGTCAGCGGCCTCGCCGGCGACGTCACCGACGCGCTGAAGGCCAAAGGTTTCCAGACCGCCGAACCGGGCAACCTCACCACGTCGTCGGTCACCGAGAACACCGTCTTCTACGACGACGGCCAGAAGTCGGCGGCCGACAAGGTGGCCGAGGCGCTCGGTGGCGATGCCAGCGTCGACCCTCGCCCGTCGTCGTTCACCCAGTGTTCCGACGGCATCCCGGTCATCGTGGTCACGCAGTGA
- a CDS encoding DUF3263 domain-containing protein: MDGAAARSQKQGDQPRPTDPTTADAAADSTNVADPHEVGPDGLSRREHDILAFERQWWKYAGAKEEAIKELFGLSATRYYQVLNALVDRPEALAADPMLVKRLRRLRASRQKARAARRLGFDIT, encoded by the coding sequence ATGGACGGCGCAGCTGCGCGAAGCCAGAAGCAGGGCGATCAACCCCGACCCACAGACCCCACCACCGCAGATGCTGCCGCCGATTCGACGAATGTCGCCGACCCGCATGAGGTCGGACCCGACGGTCTGTCCCGCCGTGAGCACGACATCCTCGCCTTCGAGCGTCAGTGGTGGAAGTACGCCGGCGCCAAGGAAGAGGCCATCAAGGAGCTCTTCGGACTGTCGGCCACCCGCTACTACCAGGTGCTGAACGCTCTCGTCGATCGTCCCGAGGCGCTGGCGGCCGATCCGATGCTGGTCAAGCGACTGCGGCGCCTCCGCGCGTCCCGCCAGAAGGCCCGCGCCGCCCGTCGTCTCGGCTTCGACATCACCTGA
- a CDS encoding peptide deformylase, producing MAILPICIVGEPVLHHATELVELDAQRRPTPELVTLLDDMYETMDAANGVGLAANQVGISKRMFVFDCPEGERFEARRRRGEVINPVLETSEIPETMPDPDDNDEGCLSVPGEQFPTGRADWARVTGLDRNGEDVVIEGTGFFARMLQHEVGHLDGFLYVDVLMGRNARAAKKAIKRQGWGVPGLTWLPGEVEDPFGHDDED from the coding sequence ATGGCAATTCTCCCGATCTGCATCGTCGGTGAACCCGTCCTGCACCATGCGACGGAACTGGTCGAGCTCGACGCGCAGCGCCGGCCCACGCCGGAACTCGTCACGCTCCTCGACGACATGTACGAGACCATGGATGCCGCCAACGGCGTTGGGCTGGCGGCCAACCAGGTCGGGATCAGCAAACGGATGTTCGTCTTCGACTGTCCGGAGGGGGAACGGTTCGAGGCGCGTCGGCGCCGCGGCGAGGTCATCAACCCGGTGCTGGAGACCTCCGAGATCCCGGAGACGATGCCGGACCCCGACGACAACGACGAAGGGTGTCTGTCGGTGCCGGGTGAGCAGTTCCCCACCGGCCGCGCCGACTGGGCACGCGTCACCGGACTCGACCGCAACGGCGAGGACGTCGTCATCGAGGGCACCGGATTCTTCGCCCGCATGCTGCAGCACGAGGTCGGCCACCTCGACGGTTTCCTGTACGTCGATGTGCTGATGGGTCGCAACGCACGGGCGGCGAAGAAGGCGATCAAGCGGCAGGGCTGGGGCGTACCCGGGCTGACCTGGCTGCCGGGCGAGGTCGAGGACCCGTTCGGCCACGACGACGAGGACTGA
- a CDS encoding N-acetylglutamate synthase, CG3035 family has translation MDDPPASGRIPFVGDRIVVRYRLGSATPADWRGDPAAALSDVTGVLRDDGDPLVVERDGARESIPRSAVTSIRLLSRVTVRNSEIRAVEAAAAAAWPGVESAMVSGWLLRAGGGFTRRANSAVPLEFGADTDGTAIAAMRGWYAARGLPTMIALPERLIPAGHISGRPASGEVQMLVRDVDGFLVDAAQVSVQLTDTPTTAWLHAYRGPDVDVEVAAAVVAGSQGPVTLASIDESGDPVSIGRATVTESPDGTRWLGLTALWTSPTRRRERLAGAIMGRLVDWGAEHGAQRIYVQVEADNRLAGNWYRGLGFGLHHTYRYVEI, from the coding sequence GTGGACGACCCACCCGCGTCCGGCCGGATCCCCTTCGTGGGTGATCGGATCGTGGTGCGCTATCGACTCGGCTCGGCGACCCCTGCGGACTGGCGGGGCGACCCGGCGGCCGCGCTCTCCGACGTCACGGGAGTGCTGCGCGACGACGGCGACCCGCTTGTCGTGGAGCGTGACGGCGCACGCGAATCCATTCCGCGCTCCGCGGTGACCTCGATCCGGCTGTTGTCCCGGGTGACCGTGCGCAACTCGGAGATCCGGGCCGTCGAGGCGGCGGCCGCGGCCGCCTGGCCCGGTGTCGAATCGGCGATGGTGTCGGGCTGGCTGCTACGCGCCGGCGGCGGTTTCACCCGGCGTGCCAACTCGGCCGTCCCGCTGGAGTTCGGCGCGGACACCGACGGCACCGCGATCGCCGCGATGCGCGGGTGGTACGCGGCCCGTGGTCTGCCGACGATGATCGCGCTGCCCGAACGACTCATCCCGGCCGGCCACATCTCCGGCCGTCCGGCGAGTGGCGAGGTCCAGATGCTGGTCCGCGACGTCGACGGCTTCCTCGTCGACGCGGCACAGGTGTCGGTCCAGCTCACCGACACACCGACCACCGCGTGGCTCCACGCCTACCGCGGCCCCGACGTCGACGTCGAGGTGGCCGCCGCGGTGGTCGCCGGATCGCAGGGCCCGGTCACCCTGGCGTCGATCGACGAGTCCGGGGACCCCGTCTCCATCGGTCGCGCGACGGTTACCGAATCCCCCGACGGCACCCGATGGCTCGGACTCACCGCCCTGTGGACCTCCCCCACCCGCAGACGCGAACGGCTCGCCGGCGCGATCATGGGCAGGCTCGTCGACTGGGGTGCCGAGCACGGCGCACAGCGCATCTACGTGCAGGTCGAGGCGGACAACCGACTCGCCGGGAACTGGTATCGCGGGCTCGGTTTCGGCCTGCATCACACGTACCGGTACGTCGAGATCTGA
- a CDS encoding ribonuclease domain-containing protein: MAASTAGDKRRQAILSVAALVVIAVVVALTWVINNSGGDGATPSSAATATSSAQAGRATSSTAPVPDHVLRTLALIDAGDWPEAANAPGTRGGTVFRNNEGNLPATGADGRRATYREWDVNPKEPGRGRDAERIVTGGDGSAWYTDDHYRSFVLIRGPT; this comes from the coding sequence GTGGCGGCGAGCACAGCGGGCGACAAGCGACGGCAGGCGATCCTGTCGGTCGCCGCGCTGGTGGTCATCGCCGTCGTCGTGGCCCTCACGTGGGTCATCAACAACAGCGGCGGCGACGGGGCCACCCCATCATCGGCGGCGACGGCGACCTCCTCCGCGCAGGCCGGCCGGGCGACGTCGTCCACTGCTCCCGTGCCCGACCACGTGCTGCGGACCCTGGCGCTGATCGATGCCGGCGACTGGCCGGAGGCCGCGAACGCTCCGGGGACCCGGGGCGGCACCGTGTTTCGCAACAACGAGGGCAACCTGCCGGCCACCGGCGCCGACGGGCGGCGCGCGACCTACCGGGAGTGGGACGTCAACCCCAAGGAGCCGGGCCGCGGTCGGGATGCCGAGCGGATCGTCACCGGTGGCGACGGCAGCGCGTGGTACACCGACGACCACTATCGGAGCTTCGTCCTGATCCGGGGGCCGACCTGA
- a CDS encoding barstar family protein, which translates to MSRSEHNPIPLGEFISAAGRFGPVAGVLAGTRLPWVPQHLAVRSVDADRMDTVPALLDEFARAWHFPGHFGHNKDAFDDCMRDLDGDRPDHVAAPTAYLTIIEDAPRLLRGEPDELRWFADSLAFYRDHYRDVADPTAAFAVVLLAPPTLRRRIESRWHDAGSPVALIES; encoded by the coding sequence ATGAGCCGATCCGAACACAACCCGATCCCCTTGGGCGAGTTCATCTCCGCCGCGGGCCGGTTCGGACCGGTGGCGGGTGTGCTGGCCGGCACCCGGCTGCCCTGGGTGCCACAGCACCTCGCCGTGCGGTCCGTCGACGCCGATCGGATGGACACCGTCCCGGCGCTGCTCGACGAGTTCGCCCGCGCCTGGCACTTCCCCGGGCATTTCGGCCACAACAAGGATGCCTTCGACGACTGCATGCGCGACCTCGACGGCGACAGACCGGACCACGTCGCGGCGCCCACGGCTTATCTCACGATCATCGAGGACGCTCCCCGCCTGCTGCGCGGTGAGCCCGACGAACTGCGCTGGTTCGCCGATTCACTCGCCTTCTACCGCGATCACTACCGCGACGTCGCCGACCCCACGGCGGCCTTCGCGGTGGTGCTGCTGGCCCCACCCACGCTGCGCCGGCGCATCGAGTCCCGTTGGCACGATGCGGGTTCGCCGGTCGCCCTGATCGAGAGCTGA
- a CDS encoding exodeoxyribonuclease III — protein sequence MRIATWNVNSIRARSETIVGWMERADIDVLAMQETKCRDDEFPVMSFLAAGYDVMHVGTGGFNGVAIASRIGLEEVEIGFEGQPTFGSEHVTPAREARAMSALCGGVRVWSLYVPNGRALDDPHYRYKLEWLQKLRDIGALWLAHDPAAQIVLAGDWNVIPTDDDVWDPAQFDGTVHASEPERAALQSIRDAGFRDSVLPYADGYTFWDYTQLRFPRNEGMRIDTLLCSPAFDDRVRGAFVDRDARKGKGASDHAPVVVEA from the coding sequence ATGCGCATCGCCACCTGGAACGTGAACTCGATCCGAGCCCGATCGGAGACCATCGTCGGCTGGATGGAACGCGCCGACATCGACGTCCTCGCGATGCAGGAGACCAAGTGCCGCGACGACGAGTTCCCGGTGATGAGCTTCCTCGCCGCGGGCTACGACGTCATGCATGTCGGGACCGGCGGGTTCAACGGCGTGGCGATCGCGTCGCGGATCGGACTCGAGGAGGTCGAGATCGGTTTCGAGGGGCAGCCGACCTTCGGCAGCGAACACGTGACGCCCGCCCGCGAGGCACGCGCGATGTCGGCGCTGTGCGGGGGCGTCCGCGTGTGGAGTCTGTACGTGCCGAACGGCCGCGCGCTCGACGACCCGCACTACCGGTACAAGCTGGAGTGGCTGCAGAAACTCCGGGACATCGGCGCACTGTGGCTGGCCCATGACCCGGCGGCCCAGATCGTGCTCGCCGGCGACTGGAATGTCATCCCCACCGACGACGACGTGTGGGATCCGGCGCAGTTCGACGGCACGGTCCACGCCTCCGAGCCCGAACGTGCTGCGCTGCAGTCGATCCGCGACGCCGGGTTCCGGGACTCGGTCCTGCCCTACGCCGACGGCTACACCTTCTGGGACTACACCCAGCTGCGCTTCCCGCGCAACGAGGGGATGCGCATCGACACCCTGCTCTGCTCGCCGGCCTTCGACGACCGGGTGCGCGGCGCGTTCGTCGATCGGGACGCCCGAAAGGGCAAGGGCGCCAGCGATCACGCACCAGTCGTGGTGGAGGCCTGA
- a CDS encoding RES family NAD+ phosphorylase — translation MTPEPMLPGPPEPEVLQALGIHDDEVRVIDIDEVWWRVHRTLGAHVLAWNALRTYGPVLRFDPHRLPTGEDPIGRGVWYGASTPDGALAEAFHTDRTIDRGRDGPYLTGLSCTRPVTVIDIATDSTGAWASRAGGTYALSTGQHHITQRWARHIVEAHPDIDGLRYNSRFAGTPCLALFTPAGTAMPGRPQLSLPLTHPDLAGRIAGAARRLGYGVI, via the coding sequence ATGACCCCAGAGCCGATGCTGCCCGGTCCGCCGGAGCCGGAAGTATTGCAGGCGTTGGGTATTCACGACGACGAGGTCCGTGTCATCGATATCGACGAGGTGTGGTGGCGGGTCCATCGCACGCTCGGCGCCCACGTACTGGCCTGGAATGCGCTGCGCACCTACGGGCCGGTCCTGCGGTTCGACCCCCACCGATTACCGACCGGTGAGGACCCCATCGGCCGTGGTGTTTGGTACGGCGCATCCACACCGGATGGCGCACTCGCGGAGGCCTTCCACACCGACCGCACGATTGACCGGGGCCGCGACGGGCCCTACCTCACCGGACTGTCGTGCACTCGCCCGGTCACCGTGATCGACATCGCCACAGACAGCACCGGCGCCTGGGCCAGCCGCGCGGGCGGCACCTATGCCCTGTCGACCGGGCAGCACCACATCACTCAACGCTGGGCTCGTCACATCGTCGAGGCCCACCCCGACATCGACGGCCTCCGATATAACAGCCGATTCGCCGGCACGCCCTGCCTGGCGCTGTTCACTCCGGCCGGTACCGCCATGCCCGGCCGACCGCAACTGTCCCTGCCCCTGACACACCCTGACCTCGCCGGCCGCATCGCCGGCGCCGCACGACGACTCGGATACGGCGTCATCTGA
- a CDS encoding DNA-binding protein → MSAVDDDLDRLIRDRFGFGRDELVHALQTLPAHRPRAARLTDGEARLLDDAGFTEDLDDYSVVAADATAHMARIYSTAYPATEVAAGLGISDSRVRQLRLARTLWAIDDGGSWVFPAPQFELIHRKNATGRDVHEFKQIRGLDKVFPHLLARGLHPLAVAGFLDSPQPDLQIDGQPQSVREWLRCRQPMAPVLRLLEVGDWTA, encoded by the coding sequence ATGTCGGCTGTCGACGACGACCTTGATCGCTTGATTCGAGACCGCTTTGGGTTCGGGCGCGATGAGCTGGTGCATGCGCTGCAGACCCTGCCGGCGCATCGGCCCCGGGCGGCACGGCTGACCGACGGGGAGGCCCGACTGCTCGACGACGCGGGATTCACCGAGGATCTGGATGATTACTCAGTAGTTGCTGCCGACGCGACCGCACATATGGCTCGGATCTACAGCACGGCCTATCCTGCAACCGAGGTGGCGGCCGGGCTCGGCATATCTGATTCGCGGGTCCGTCAACTTCGTCTCGCACGTACTTTGTGGGCGATTGATGATGGCGGCTCCTGGGTGTTCCCGGCTCCACAGTTCGAACTGATCCACCGGAAAAATGCAACGGGCCGTGATGTGCACGAGTTCAAACAGATTCGTGGACTCGACAAGGTGTTTCCACACCTTCTCGCCCGTGGGCTACACCCCCTCGCGGTCGCGGGATTCCTCGACTCGCCGCAGCCGGACCTGCAGATCGACGGACAGCCGCAGTCGGTGCGGGAATGGTTGCGGTGCAGGCAACCGATGGCGCCGGTACTTCGCCTGCTCGAGGTCGGTGATTGGACGGCCTGA